The BD1-7 clade bacterium region TCTTTTGGCTGGCATCATTGGCGTAGTTACAGATATCAATTATCACTGGTATCAACTGCTCGCCGATATCGCGACGGGCATATGGTCAATGCACGATATCGTCATACTGTCGTTGATGCTCGGAGGTATCGGCGCACTGATGGAACGCGCAGGCGGGATAAGATGGATCATCACAGTCATTGAAAAAGCCATTACCCGCACAGCATTCAATAGCGAAAAAGATGTCGATCAATCGTCACATATCAGNCGCGGCGAATTGGGGATCGCAGCCTTGGTCGCCAGCGTCAATCTTGGCACAGCAAACAACACCATCGCGATCATTGTCAGCGCCAATGCGGCACGCCATTTGGGAAGCACCTATCAGATCAGCAAAAAGCGGATTGCTAGCCTGCTAGACATTTTCTCTTGCGTTATCCAAGGCTTGATTCCGTGGGGAGCACAGATTCTATTGCTCGGAGCAAGCTTCAAGACAGACCCGATCGCCATTGCAGCCTGGGCGTTTTACCCAATGTCACTAGCAGTTGTTGCACTGTTATTCATTTGGCTAAAACCTCGCTAAGCCTATGCTTTTCCGTCATAACTCCTTCGCAATTTCAACTCTGCTGGGCATCCTTTTTGCGATCAGCATTAGTCGAGCCATACAATTACCCAACGATTGGGCTATCGCACAATGGCTGATCAATTACAGTCACGGCTTTGTTAAACGAGGATTACCGGGTACTTTCTTCGACCCGTGGATACACGCCGAAGGCATAGGTGATATTCGCCATCAAATTGATGCGGTGAGTTTGTTCATCTTTTGTTTGATGTGGATAGGTATCGGGCTAATCATCCGAGATTTGCTCATCCGTCTACGTTTCGGCACACGTGCGGTATGGCTATCTGCTGCATTTCTACTATCGCCCATGACAGTACTCAGCGGCGAGCTTGTTGGCTACTACGACAGCATTATCATGGCGCTTGCCATGCTGTCCTTATTTTACGTCACCAAGGGCAATCTCTGGGTGCCGGCTATTTTGCTGTCGCTATCTATGTTTATTCACGAATCAACATTACTGATCAGCTTCCCTGTTGTTGTTGCCGCGGTATTTCTTCACCAGTGGCGTACTAAAAAAGAAGACCAAAAAACTTTCCATTGGAATAAATGCATGCTCTTTGCTTGGCCCATTTTAGTGGTTCCCGTGGTGGCGTTTACCATTGTTTGTGTGCTGCAGATACACGCGATTGATCGCAACACTGTGCAACCGCCAAATATACAGGCTATTGAAGAACTGCATATCGTTAGCGAACAAACGATTACCGACGTCAAAAAAGGCTACAACACCTCCGTTATTCATTTTTTGAAAAAACAATTCCCCAAGTTGCCGAAACGCATTTTTCGCCCCCAACAATTTTGGGGGTCTCTGGTTCCACTATTGACAATGATATGGGTCTTACGTCGTCTTTGGATGCAAGCACATTGGGCGGTATCGGCATTGATCTTCGCTGTTATGCTATCGCCGCTGGTGATACTCGGCCTTGCCTGGGATGTCGCGCGTATTCATAGTTTTGCCTATTTCACGACACTGGCAATGATATGGATTTGTTTAAGGGAAAAAAGCGAGGCACTGATACTTCCTCGACTGGATGGACGCAGCACTTGGCTGGCATTACTGGTATTGATCATATTCGTGATTAACCCGGCGTCGCTGTTTTATCATCGACCGGAAAACATCAGTGCTCTCACGCGCATACTCGGCTACACCGTTACGCTATTGGCACTCTATGCATGTACACGCCCGAAAATCCTCAGACAGCCGGGCGCAGACCAAGATAAACACTAGTTTTTACTTTGATCAAACAATGCATCACCTAACACATCAGCACAACCACTAATGCTCTAAATACGCGCTTAGTAATCAACACCTCGACGCGCTTTAACACCCGCTCGGAACGCATGTTTTACATCATTAATCTCTGACACAGTATCAGCAAGCTCACGAATCGCCGAGCCGCCACCGCGACCAGTAAGAACCACCGACTGCTCTGGTGGACGATTACGGATCGCATCCAAAACCGCCTGTTCGTCGAGGTACTTATAGGCCAACATATAAGTTATCTCATCCAGCACCACCAAATGCAGATCCGGGTTTTCCAACTGACGCTGAGCAAAATCCCACGTGCGTTTGGCCGCTTCAATATCGCCTGATCGATCTTGAGTATTCCAGGTGAACCCAGTACCCATCTGATAAAAGCTCACCTCAGGATGTTTTTCCTTAATAAAGATTTCTTCACCGGAAAGCTGCTCACCTTTAATAAATTGCGTGATACCGACTTTGTAGCCATAGCCCAATGCCCGCAAGACCATACCAAAAGCTGAGCTGGATTTACCCTTACCATCGCCGGTTAGCAGAATAACAACGCCACGCTCAATATCAGCAGCATCAATCGAGGCATCCACCTTTTCCTTTTGCTTCTTCATACTGGCCTTATGTTTGGCCGATTTTTTATCTTCGCTGGATTGACTCATCAGTAGTACCTCTTCACTGAAAATATGTGCCGACACACCGACTGGTCGGCGCATGCATTGTATGCCTGATACGTCAGACTCTCAAAACGGGGTCAAAATTCCGCTTGATCGATGATGGCGAAAAGCCCCGTAACGCTATGCGTTTCATGATCGTCGCCCTAGAAAATGCCTTATATTGCACGGTTACATCATCCTTATATAACAAGTTCCCACACAATCTGCTTCTTCAGATCGCCCGTTAAGTTAGCCGACCTTAAAATCTGAACCACTAAAACTGCTAACAGCATTCTCGTTGTCCAACATTAGACATTAAAGATTCGATACCAAGCCGGTTGAGCTGATGCGTTCCGCTCTAAAACATATCCGAGCTAGCGGTAATAGTGTATTCGGGCTGCCCGCTATCTATCGAGATACCTAACAACACACATTGTACCTGTATTGAGCGGCATCTAGCTGACTTACAAATTCAGACCACATGCGCAATGTTGAAAAAGCGCCTGCATAGCTGATACGTCTACTGAGTTTCTATCAACAAACGTACCGATGCATCACGGTCCGATGAACTGATAGATTCGGCTTTTAACGAAACCCGTGCTGGCGCTATACCGAGTTTCTGTGTCACATAATCGAAAGCAACCTGCCCACGTTTATCCGCCAAAGCCTGCAGCGCAATTTTCGATTGGTTACCGGAGATAGATAGTGCTTCTTCGTCTGCTTCATAATCAACCGTACCGGTCATCTCGGTTACTAGATTTGCGTTCTGACGCATCGAATCGGCCAATGCTGATAGTTGCGCCTCACTGACGCTATCCAGCTCTGCACTACCCTGCGCAAACAGTACGTTTTTGTACTGTTTATCGCCGGAGGCCAATGCGCCCAATAAGGTAAATGGCGACGAAATCGCTTTAAAAATGATATTGGTGAACACATCCGTAATAACGTCGCCGACGTCGAAACTCGGATCATCCAAACGCCCCGTCACATCCATATCCAGATCGACAACACCTCGATTATTGCGCATAAATGTCAGTGCTAGTGGAATTGGCAAGTCTAAGGCGTCTGGGTTATTGAGCTTATCTCCCATTTTCAAATCAGCCATACGGAAATTATTCTGGCCATCGAGGTAGTCATTTTTCAGTTTGTAATTCAGATCAAACGACATAATGCCGCTATCGATCGGATAGTTCACATAAGTCGCCGAGTATGGCGACAACAGTTTCATTGCCAAGCCCCGCTCCTTCACTACCACATCCATGCTCGGCTGCGCTTGCATCACATTCATCACGCCACGCGCCGACAACGTCGCCGAATCGTTCATCCGGCTTTGCAAGGTCAGCTTGGCGTTTTCGTCTTCACTGGTCAGGTTTTCGACCACCAGATCCATCGGCTTCACATGCAGGCTAAAGACGGGTTTGACCGTATTGTCGGTAAACGACAGATCACCATCATTAATTTGAATGGTATCGATCAGTAATCTAAGCGGCTTGCCTTCGAATTTTTCAGCGGTAATTTCCAGTTCGTCCAACCCTTCTTTGATGGGCTTTTCGAGCTTCTTCGACTGCTGAGTCATCTCCGCCACGTTCGTCGAACCATCTTCCAACAACTCGAAATAGACAATGGGATTTACCAACAATGCCTGTTTGATATGGTATTCATTTTTGAATACCGATAGCTTTTCAACTTGCACCGCCATGCTTTCAAACTGCACCAATGGTGCATCCGGTGTCAATGTCGCCAGCTCCAGATCGCTAATGGAAAAATCACCCGTTAACTCCAGTTTGCTGGGTTTGCTCCTGGCATCCAGCGCAAAATCAATACCGAGATTTGCATCGATATTGGCGCGCTTAAGCTGCGAACGCGTGAGTTTTTTCACATACGGATTCATAACCCCCATATGAATATCATCCGCGACGAGTTTTAGAGCGGCGGTAACCGGGTGAGCCGTGGCTTGGCCTGAGATATCCAATTTACCCTGCTGGTTGATTTGGGCTTGCACGGATACCGGCATACTGTTGGTCAATGTGTGGCGAATATCTTCGAGCTTGATCGCTAGGTCATCTATCGCCATGCGGGCGGGCTCATCCAGTGATTTATCGGTTACATGGATGGTGGTTTTTTCGATTTGAGCGACACTCAGATTCCACGTCCACTCGGGTGCGATTTGCGGTGTTGTGCTGGCAGTTGCTACTGCAGATGCGCTGCTGTTGCATTGCTCTGCTGGGGCTTTTTCTGTTTCTTCGGTGCTCTCGCTGACCGTGCCTTTGGTTGCCTCAGCCTTGCTTTCACTTGTCGCATTTCCTGCATCGATATCAACACAAGAGTTAGCATCCGCTGCATCAGTATTAGCTGCAATCGCATCCGCCTCAGTCCGTACTAGGGTATTGACCAGATTAATACTGCCATCCGGTTCAATTATAGTATCGACATTGAGCTCACTGATCAGGGCTTTCTTAACAGCAACTGCGTGCTTTTCCGAATCCAGCTCGATACCGGTAATCGAGAGCAGCTTCAAGAAAATCAGCGCGTCCTGATCTTTACCGGCCGCTTTTGATGTGGCCTTGCCATCCAGTAATTCCAGGTCGGTTAAACGAACGCTGCCATCAGCCAATTTCAACAGTGTTTTCTCTCCGGAGACAACACGGAAATCACTCGCCAGACCAAAACGCCCCGACGCTAAATGAAAGTCCACCTGATCATTCACAAACGCAAAAAACGGCTGCAGAGCAATATTACTGATATCCAAATGCCCTTTGACACCCAAAGGGTTAAAGGTAAAGTCGCCTTGAGTCTCCACAATACCACCACGCTCACCAGTGACTCGCAGTTGGAAATCATTCCCAGTTTGATTGGTAAGCGTTGTAAAGCCTTCCAGCTTGAAGCTGATCGGCGCTAAAATAATAGAAGGGTGATTGGCCCTGACCTGATCCAGATAAACGAACTCAGCTTCATTGATGTCAATATCGGCAACTTGAACTGGAAACAGTGCATTATCGCCTTCGGCATCGTCGCTCTTCGAAGCCTCTTCATTGGTACTATCTTCCGACAGCGAGGCAAGGATATCCGTGAAATTGAATACACCGGGTTTCAATAAACTGATATGAACGGCGGGCTTATCAAGGCGAATCAATTCCAACGACAATGCACCGCGCCAGATCGAACGCACCTGTAAGTTGGTATAGAAGGCATCAAATGCCAGTATCGCATCTTTGCTTTTGCCACCATCGCCAACAACCGGCGACCCTTTTTCCGAACCAATAGCAAAGCCATCTATCCACAGTTCAAGCGTCCACGGGTTGAATGCCACCTTGTCGATCCGTACATCTCGCCCTAGCATCTGTGACAGCTGCTTAACGCCCTGATCGCGGGCTACCCACGGTAAAACCAGAAATCCAAGCAAGCTCCAGATTGCCACAAAACCCAGGGTATAAATTAAGAACTTTTGAAGCTTGGCAGGCATGTATTGCATCGTTTGCACGGTGTCTTCCTTGGGCACTCAGCCATAAGAAAATAGATACGCGGGTTACGCGGCGCATCATGACATTATACGCGTAAAAATTCTGCCCTCCAGAAAACTGAATAGAGGGCAATAAGCGTGTTAATTTCAGGGGGTTAGAAACGCGCTGCAGCGGGTTTCCTCAAGAAGTTACTCAGTCAGGGATATTCCCAGCCCGTGACATCTTTCAGCGCGACACCGATTTGCGCCAGAGACATATGTTTTAACACCGGCGTCTTCATTTTTTATGAGCAGTAGCGACGAATTCACTGATCATAACAATTGCTTCTGCAACTGGATCGTATTCGAACAATTCAAGTACGTCGATAAAGTGTGATCAGATACAAAAGCATCATCCGGCATTAAACGTTACTCAGTTGAGCCCAAAGGAAGACATAACAGGCAACAATCATCTAACGCCTCACAAAACTAGCGTCTCTATGTCTGATCTAACCCCCAATGCATATGATAAAATGCCGCTCCTTTTGTAGTTTGTTTTCTTAGTCATTACTTATGAATATTACGTACCGCCCTGAGATTGATGGTCTTCGTACCCTTGCTGTTTTCTCAGTCATTATTTATCACGCCGAATTT contains the following coding sequences:
- the btuR_1 gene encoding Cob(I)yrinic acid a,c-diamide adenosyltransferase, which translates into the protein MRRPVGVSAHIFSEEVLLMSQSSEDKKSAKHKASMKKQKEKVDASIDAADIERGVVILLTGDGKGKSSSAFGMVLRALGYGYKVGITQFIKGEQLSGEEIFIKEKHPEVSFYQMGTGFTWNTQDRSGDIEAAKRTWDFAQRQLENPDLHLVVLDEITYMLAYKYLDEQAVLDAIRNRPPEQSVVLTGRGGGSAIRELADTVSEINDVKHAFRAGVKARRGVDY